A section of the Streptomyces sp. Je 1-369 genome encodes:
- a CDS encoding DUF1844 domain-containing protein yields the protein MSDTTPTPESAAPGADSPDFDTLTRDIADVPAVEVITTVAVHLMSAAAVNLGLAEGGEGHKDLDEARKLIHSLAGLLDASATEVSSFHAAPLRDGLKSLQLAFREASVVPDEPGQAPGEKYTGPVFG from the coding sequence ATGAGCGACACGACCCCCACCCCCGAGTCCGCTGCCCCCGGGGCCGACTCCCCCGACTTCGACACCCTGACCCGTGACATCGCGGACGTCCCCGCGGTCGAGGTGATCACCACGGTGGCGGTCCACCTGATGAGCGCCGCCGCGGTGAACCTCGGTCTCGCCGAGGGCGGCGAGGGTCACAAGGACCTGGACGAGGCCCGCAAGCTGATCCACTCGCTGGCCGGGCTGCTCGACGCGAGCGCCACGGAGGTCAGCTCGTTCCACGCGGCTCCGCTGCGCGACGGCCTGAAGTCGCTGCAGCTGGCGTTCCGCGAGGCGTCGGTGGTGCCGGACGAGCCCGGCCAGGCCCCCGGCGAGAAGTACACGGGCCCGGTCTTCGGCTGA